In a genomic window of Shouchella clausii:
- a CDS encoding carbohydrate ABC transporter permease, which produces MKINSVSTVVRYGLLTIISAIMLLPFIWMVTTSLKDPNQIFALPPTFIPNPIQWDSYLNVLSSTHFLRQMFNSIYIGAAVTIGTVLLASLAGYAFARIPFKGRNVVFLAFLSVMMIPGEVTIIPLFLFMRELGWIDTHLPLMIIPIFGAGGAFGIFVMRQFFKQVPAELEDAARIDGCSRFRIFVQIMLPLSKPALATVTIFTFLTNWNEFLEPLIFINSRELMTLPLALSLFTDEAGTDWSSLMSASVLATLPVLTVFFFAQKQFIESLAMSGSKE; this is translated from the coding sequence GTTTATTTGGATGGTCACGACGTCTTTAAAAGACCCTAACCAAATTTTCGCGTTGCCGCCAACCTTTATCCCAAACCCCATTCAGTGGGATAGCTATCTCAATGTTCTTAGTAGCACCCACTTTCTTAGGCAAATGTTTAACAGTATTTACATCGGGGCTGCAGTGACAATCGGAACGGTATTGCTCGCGTCGCTTGCAGGGTACGCCTTCGCCCGGATTCCATTTAAAGGGCGAAATGTCGTTTTTCTCGCTTTCCTAAGTGTGATGATGATTCCTGGCGAAGTAACGATCATCCCGCTTTTTCTTTTTATGAGGGAACTCGGCTGGATTGATACTCATTTGCCTTTAATGATCATCCCCATTTTTGGCGCAGGCGGAGCGTTTGGCATCTTCGTGATGAGGCAGTTTTTTAAGCAAGTTCCAGCTGAACTTGAAGATGCCGCCCGAATTGACGGCTGCTCCCGTTTCCGCATCTTTGTGCAAATAATGTTGCCGCTATCAAAGCCGGCACTTGCGACGGTGACGATTTTTACCTTTTTAACGAATTGGAACGAGTTTCTCGAACCTTTAATTTTCATCAATTCAAGAGAATTAATGACGTTGCCGCTAGCTCTGTCTCTCTTTACCGACGAGGCTGGAACCGATTGGAGTTCATTGATGAGCGCGTCTGTCCTAGCAACACTGCCAGTTCTAACAGTCTTCTTCTTTGCGCAGAAGCAGTTTATTGAGAGCCTAGCAATGTCTGGATCAAAGGAATAA
- a CDS encoding FAD-dependent oxidoreductase has protein sequence MRQVTEIEKQIRVRAEADVVVCGGGPAGIGAALSAARNGAKTILLEAHGFLGGMGTAGMVTSFAYGYHDKERFITGGIFQEIRQKLHDRGGLIMTDRKGWEPFNAEQYKILAFELLAEAGVELLCHTTVVDTITKAGTIEAIIIESKAGREALLATHVIDATGDGDVAERAGALCKIGRDKDGGTQPSSLMYVLGNVDTEALGEKLDQEGRRGYWKTEDGYRYVNATGFADEIEQAKRDGFLTKVNRDHIAAIFTVPWVDNVVGINFGRIQGKNALDPQDLTDAEVIGREQVLDGIAFLKEYVPGFKRAELLQTAPQVGIRETRRVIGDYVITQEDIVELKQFDDCIAQSCYMIDIHSPDSSTTEIYKLPKGTHYDIPYRALLPQGLNNLLVAGRCISATHEALGSFRVQAICLAIGEAAGAAAAIATKEKCLPREIDVTHLQDTLVNQGAILS, from the coding sequence ATGAGACAAGTAACGGAAATAGAAAAACAGATACGTGTACGCGCGGAAGCCGATGTAGTCGTTTGTGGAGGGGGACCAGCAGGGATTGGAGCTGCCTTAAGCGCCGCCCGAAACGGCGCCAAAACGATTCTCCTCGAAGCACACGGCTTTCTCGGAGGGATGGGGACAGCTGGAATGGTGACTTCTTTTGCCTACGGTTATCATGATAAGGAGCGCTTTATTACCGGGGGTATCTTTCAAGAGATTCGCCAAAAGCTCCATGACAGAGGCGGGCTGATCATGACCGATCGCAAAGGCTGGGAGCCGTTTAATGCCGAACAATATAAGATTCTCGCGTTTGAATTATTGGCAGAAGCAGGTGTCGAGCTCCTTTGCCACACAACCGTTGTCGATACGATTACAAAAGCAGGCACGATTGAAGCGATCATTATTGAAAGCAAAGCAGGCAGAGAAGCTTTGCTTGCGACGCACGTCATTGATGCGACGGGAGATGGAGATGTCGCTGAACGAGCCGGTGCGCTCTGCAAAATCGGCAGAGACAAAGACGGAGGCACGCAGCCTTCCTCGCTCATGTATGTACTTGGCAACGTCGATACAGAAGCACTTGGCGAAAAGCTCGACCAAGAAGGGCGACGTGGCTATTGGAAAACAGAAGACGGGTATAGGTACGTAAACGCAACCGGTTTCGCAGATGAAATCGAACAGGCGAAGCGCGACGGTTTCTTAACAAAAGTGAACCGAGACCATATCGCTGCGATCTTCACAGTCCCGTGGGTGGATAATGTCGTAGGCATTAACTTTGGACGCATTCAAGGCAAAAACGCCCTCGACCCACAAGACTTGACGGATGCGGAAGTGATCGGGCGAGAACAAGTGCTAGATGGAATCGCTTTTCTGAAAGAATACGTGCCAGGGTTCAAGCGAGCAGAGCTCCTTCAAACAGCCCCGCAAGTCGGGATTCGGGAAACAAGACGTGTCATCGGCGACTACGTCATCACACAAGAAGACATTGTCGAATTAAAGCAATTCGACGACTGCATTGCTCAATCCTGTTACATGATTGACATTCACTCGCCAGACTCGTCAACGACGGAAATTTACAAACTGCCAAAAGGCACCCATTATGACATCCCGTACCGCGCCCTCCTGCCACAAGGGCTAAACAACTTGCTCGTCGCCGGCCGCTGCATCTCAGCGACGCACGAAGCATTAGGCTCCTTCCGCGTCCAAGCCATTTGCCTCGCAATTGGAGAAGCCGCCGGAGCTGCCGCAGCCATCGCCACAAAAGAAAAGTGCCTCCCACGAGAAATTGATGTGACGCACTTGCAAGACACGCTGGTGAACCAAGGGGCGATATTGAGCTGA
- a CDS encoding 6-phospho-alpha-glucosidase produces the protein MKTFNITIAGGGSTFTPGIILMLLDYLDEFPIDTIKLYDNDGDRQKTIADACAILLKERAPEIRLLASTNPEEAFTNIDFVMAHIRVGKYAMRELDEKIPLKHGVVGQETCGPGGIAYGMRSIPGVLELIDYMETYSPEAWMLNYSNPAAIVAEATRKLRPHSKVLNICDMPIGIEELIAKNLGFASRKEMEVDYYGLNHFGWWTDIRDKNGNSLMPDVVKHVSQHGYATDGTSELEQQESWNSTLKKAREVQALDPKTVPNTYLKYYLYPDYEVAHSNKEYTRANEVMEGREKFVFGECQAIIDKGTAKETKLVIDEHASYIVDLAKAIAFNTKERMLMIVENNGAIPNFDPTAMVEIPCIVGSNGPEKLVVGEIPRFQKSLMEQQVGVEKLVVEAFEEGSYQKLWQAITLSKTVPSAKVAKDILDDLIEANKAFWPALK, from the coding sequence ATGAAAACATTTAACATTACCATCGCTGGAGGCGGAAGCACATTTACACCAGGGATTATTTTGATGCTGCTCGACTATTTAGATGAGTTCCCCATCGATACGATTAAACTTTACGACAATGATGGCGATAGGCAAAAAACGATTGCCGATGCGTGCGCGATTTTATTAAAAGAACGTGCTCCAGAAATACGTTTACTAGCAAGCACAAATCCAGAAGAAGCATTTACAAATATCGATTTTGTCATGGCCCATATCCGTGTCGGCAAATACGCCATGCGTGAACTAGATGAGAAAATTCCATTGAAACATGGCGTTGTCGGACAGGAAACATGTGGACCTGGCGGAATCGCTTATGGGATGCGTTCGATTCCAGGCGTATTGGAACTAATCGATTATATGGAAACATATTCACCCGAAGCCTGGATGCTGAACTACTCAAACCCAGCAGCAATTGTCGCAGAAGCAACACGTAAACTAAGACCCCATTCTAAAGTGTTGAACATTTGTGATATGCCGATTGGCATTGAAGAACTAATCGCCAAAAACTTAGGATTCGCCTCACGCAAAGAAATGGAAGTCGACTATTATGGCTTGAATCACTTTGGCTGGTGGACAGATATTCGAGATAAAAACGGAAACAGCTTAATGCCTGACGTGGTAAAACATGTGAGCCAACATGGTTATGCGACAGACGGAACATCCGAACTCGAACAGCAAGAAAGCTGGAATAGCACACTAAAAAAAGCAAGAGAGGTACAAGCACTCGATCCAAAAACGGTGCCAAACACATATCTAAAATATTACTTATACCCAGACTACGAAGTGGCGCATTCAAATAAAGAATACACACGGGCCAACGAAGTCATGGAGGGTCGCGAAAAATTTGTTTTCGGTGAATGTCAAGCTATTATCGACAAAGGCACGGCAAAAGAAACAAAGCTAGTCATTGACGAGCACGCTTCCTACATCGTTGATTTAGCAAAAGCCATTGCCTTTAACACAAAAGAACGGATGTTAATGATTGTCGAAAACAATGGCGCCATCCCGAACTTTGACCCAACAGCAATGGTAGAAATCCCGTGCATCGTCGGCAGCAACGGCCCAGAAAAACTAGTTGTCGGAGAAATCCCTAGATTCCAAAAGAGCCTCATGGAGCAACAAGTTGGCGTCGAAAAATTAGTAGTAGAAGCGTTTGAAGAAGGTTCCTACCAAAAACTATGGCAAGCCATCACATTATCAAAAACCGTGCCAAGTGCAAAAGTAGCAAAAGATATACTAGACGACTTAATCGAGGCGAATAAAGCATTTTGGCCAGCGTTAAAATAG